The Deinococcus ruber genomic interval GCGGGCGGCTCATAAGGCACTGCTGCGAGCGCTGGAGAGCGCAGAGTAGCATCTTCTGTTGAAGGTAAGCAGCCGTATTCATCTTCATCTAAGCAACTACTACACGGAAGAGCATGAGCCTGAGAAGGCGCTCAGCCACCAGAAACATCACCTTGAACTGGAACAGGCGAGCCAGCGCACAGCTTCGGAACAACGCAGCGCCGTTCTGCTGCTGGAACAGGAGTATGAAGTGCAGGCGGCAGGCGGACTTCTGGCAGAGACGACGCCAGACCGCTTCCAGACAGTAAAACGAGATGTCGGTGCATTCAGGAAGCAGCGAGGGAAGGCAATTTCGACAGATCTGCTGGATCTTCCCGGCTTTCAGAACGCGCTGAAACAGGCATTTCAGGCCTCCAGAGACGAAAATCAGCCGCTTGCACTGGCGCTGCTGGAACTCGGAGAGGTTCCTGGTCCTGATGCTCCTGCCTCACTGCTGAAAGCCGTCACCGTTATGCAGCGCACCATGCCGCCCAGGGCTGTCTTCGGTCTGCTCAAAGGCCACGTCTTGGCTGTGCTGTTGCCAGATACGTCGCCTCGGCGTGCCTGGACGTTGTGTGAGGGCTGGCGACATGCACTGGAAGACAGGTCTGCTGGTGGGTTGGGCGGACTGCAAACGATCCATCTGGGTCTGTGCACCCAGACCGCGTGGTCTCGGGCTGAAGATATGCTGTCATGTGCGGATCGGCTGCTGTATCAGGCCAAATGTCTGGGACCAGGTCAGCTGCTGTCTGATTGGAAGGCGTAAATGTCGATAGATAAACCAATTCTCAAGACACGCCCACAACTTAAAGCACCCACGCGACCAATTTGGACGACACTGGAGTATATGAAGTGCCTGTCCCTCAGGAAGCCGCTGCCGGGCTGTCGCTGGACCATCCCTCGGCTTTCCCTCGCCCTGTCGCCCGACGGTGTGCCCTCGTGACCGATACCGCTGCCCCAGCTGTAGAAATCGCAACACTTGAACGCCCGCTGTATCTGCTGACGTTTTTTACGCCGCGTCAGACAGGCTGGACGCTCTCGGCACTGGCACGGGCCAGCTCGCTGCCCAAAGCCAGCTGTCTGCGTTCGATCCGGGTCCTCGAAAAGTATGGCTTTCTCCGCCGTGATGGCGACACCTACCGCCTCGGCACCCGCTTCATCGAGCTGGGAGCGTTCGTGCAGGACAGCGCCCCAGCCCGCAATATCGCGTTACCGTATCTGCATCAGCTGGCGCAGCGTACCGGATTGAATGTCTCGTGGGCCGTGCTCCAGGGGCACGAAGGGCTTTACGCTGAAGTAATTGCCGCGCCCAATACCACGCCGCCGCCGATTCATTCCGGGCAGCGTCTGTCCCTGATGCAGGGGGCTTCGGCAGCGATTCTGATGGCTTTTGCGCCTCAGGAGATCCGGCAGCATACCTTTAGCACCGTCCGGGCCGTCGTGCCTTCGGCGGGGCGTCCAGTGACCGATCTGGACTTTGTCGATGGACTGGCCCGCAAGACCTGGCTGGCCGTGTGGACCGAGCTCCCGGGACGTGGACGCATCGAATGTGCAGCCCCGGTTTTCCAGGCGAATGGCAAGGTGGTGGCGGCCCTGGCGGTGCATGGAGACGCGGCAACAGACCTCGACGCGTCTCTGCTTCGTCAGCGCCTGCTGCAACTGAGCCACTCCGCCGAGGCAATTTCACGCGATCTGGGGTATAGCCATGAATGGCAGGGCGATACCGACTTCTTCTTACAGATGCTTCGGGGCGTTCAGCGCCTGCCGTAGCAGTCGTTTTCCTGTTCCACACAATCAGAGATCAGCGCGAACACCATCAAAGAAGTGCTTTTGCCTGTCACCGTTCTGCCGTCCGAGCAGTGTGCACATTGGCAGCACCCGGAATCAGGTAATTCAGGCCGAGCTGTTCATATTGGACTGGCCTGAACAACTCTTCCACCATTGTTACAGGCAGCGTCTGACACGTTCAGCCAGAACTTCTCTGATTTACCGAGCAGTGACTTTCGATGATGTGAGAGAGCTGTCATGAAGAGCTGGTTATAACGCAGAGCGTGACCCAGAAGCACTTACATTTCCGGATGACCTCAATCGGTGGCCCACGGTGGTTGATTGGGGCACTCATAGCCGTCATTGCAGCGGCGGTCATCGTGTTGGCCTGGGGCATCGTGAACCAGCCGGAGTATCCAGACTTGTTGACACCCAGTCTGCCTCCGCTTGCCAGCGCAGACGTTGAACAGATCCGCGATACCTGCATTGCGGCAGTCAAGCCGCTCCTGACGCCCGGCGCGAAGTTTGACAGTACGTATCCGTCGTGGGCAGGAAACCACTGGGTGCAGGCGGGTCAGGCAGGAGGACACCCGTATGTCTGCCAGATCACTGGCGTCGACAGTATGCATCTGAAGACCTCCGCGAAACTGAACTGAGCTGCCTGCCGCCGAAAGTCGGACTGAGGGAAGAGGGCGCTGAGCAGAGCTAGGAGTCAGCGTGCTGGAGACAGAAGCTCATAAAGTTCTGGTTTCGCTGGGTCGCCAACAGGCAGACACACTCATCACGCCGCGCTCCGGAGCGTCTATCAACCGCTCTTCGGAACAGATTGGAGCCGGTGGGGGAGAGCTGTTCCGTTCAGATGCTCCTGTGTTGCCGGAGGAAAACCGGCAGGACTCGGCAGCCGACTTCACACGATCCTCTTCCATTCTGCGAAGCTTCTACATCTGGCGCGGTTAGCCTGAGGACATGCCAGAGGAGTGCCAACCCGGCCCCGCCAGTACCCGTCCACTTTGCTGGCTCTGGGCCTTCCGCGCCCGCACTGCCCTGTTTCTGCTGAGCGCTGCGCTTTCCAGCATGGTTTTTGCGCTGCCGCTGGATGTGGCACAGGTGTCTTATCCGACCAGCGCGGCGGCCCGGGCGTTCCTGTCGGCGGTGGCTGGTCCGGCAGGCTACCGCGTGACGCAGGGCTTCGGAGATCATAAATCGCTGAAAGACCCAGAAACAGGTGAAACGATCGATCTGTATGGCTACGGTTCGGCGGGGCACACCGGCTGGGATATCGCGCTGGGTCAGCCGGGCAAAGACGGCACTCTGGGTGCAGTGATTCACGCCCCATTTGCAGGAACCGTTTCGACGGGCGAGCAGCGCACTGCGGGCGGGGCCTTTACCGGGCTGGGCCGCTGGGTCAAAGTGGCGGCGGCCAACGGTGAAAGTGTGACGTTCGGGCACCTGGGGCAGTTTGGTGCTTTCCACTCCGGACAGCGGGTTTCGGCAGGGGCGACGCTGGGGTATGAAGGAACGAGTGGCAACTCGACCGGGTACCACGTGCACGTCATGATCCGTACAGCCGCTGGTGCCGTCGTCGATCCGGCGGGCGCGGTGGCGGGGCTGCTGTCGCCTGGAACGTCTGCTCCGGTTGCAGCGGTTCAGGGCAAGGCAACTCCGGTTGCGCCGCAGCCTGCTGCCACAGCCGTCAGAAGCACTCCCTCTGCGGCAGCGATCACACAGGCGGAAGCAGCGGTGCAGCGGGCGCACGCGCAGTACGAGAATGCGCGGGAACTGGACGCGCTCGGTGCAGTGGCAAAACAGGAGCTGAAGCGGCTGAAGGACGCGGCGGCACAGGCCGAAACGCGGCTGGCACAGCTGAAGCGCGGCGTATCGGCACAGTCGGTGGCGCAGAAGCCGAAGACGCCGAATGCTCAGGCCGTGCTGGCGCAGGCAAAAGCGGCGTATCAGGCGAGTGTGGCCCTGTACAAGCTGGGCGGCGTTTCTAAGGTGGAAGTCCAGAACCGGGCCAAAACACTGGCGCTGGCTCAGGCGGCCTATCAGGCGCAGCGTCTCTCGACCGATTGAGTCAACTCTTTCAGGCTTGAAAAACAGGGAAGGAGTTCCGCGCCCGTACTTGATGAGAAGAACTGCACGCCTGGAGACGGCGGATGCATTTTTTCTCACATCCTGTTATGCTGAATGTCACAAACAAATGACTCATCATTGATGTACGACCAGCAGGGTTGGAGGAACTTCCGTCCACCCGTTCCTGACGCTTTCGACAGATCTGCCAGATCATCCATAACCGTATGAATGCCCTGCTGCTGTGGAAAGAAAGGTTGTTTTGCAAGCACAGGCCAGAACGCTCAGCTGCCTGCGCTTGCGGCATGGCGAGACGATTTTTTGCGGCACTGAAAAGGAGATCTATGAAGTCAGACGATCAGGCGAGTGTACCTCTGGCAACGGGTTCGCGGCGTTTTTACAGCAGCAGGACGAAGAATTCGGGCGGATTCCTTGCGGTGTCGGCAGCCCTGACGATGCTGCTCGCGGCCTGCGGTCAAGAGGCGCAGACTCCGACTTCCGCCACGAACACGCTGGAAGCGCTTTCGGCGCAGAAGGGCCACGCCACCGACCTCGGCCCGAACGTCAAGATTTTCGATCCGAGCATGGCGACCGCAGACATTCAGGCAGCCGTCGACGCAGTCGCCACCCAGCAACTGAGCAACCAGTTCGGGAAGCAGCGGTACTCTCTGCTGTTCAAACCGGGCACCTACGGCAGCGCCGAACATCCCCTGATCATTCAGGTCGGGTACTACACCGAGGTGGCGGGTTTGGGGGCCAATCCAACCGATGTCGTCATCAACGGCCACGTCGACGCCTACAACCAGTGTGACGCCAGCGGCTGCATCGCCCTCAACAATTTCTGGCGCTCGGTATCGAACCTGACCATCAGTGTCAAGGGTCTGACAGGTTGTCAGGCATCGGCCAATTTCTGGGCGGTGTCGCAGGCCTCTCCGATGCGCCGGGTCAATGTGACGGGCGGCAACCTCAGCCTGATGGACTACTGCTCGGCGGGGCCACAGTACGCCAGCGGCGGCTTTATCGCCGATTCGCAGACAGGGTTCGTCATCAACGGAAGCCAGCAGCAGTTCCTGGTTCGTAACAGCAACATCGGCGGCTGGTCGAACGGTGTATGGAATCAGGTATTCGCGGGCGTGGTCGGTGCCCCTCCCCAGAGCTTCGGGGGCAGTGACCCGTATACGACACTCGCGCAGAATCCTGTTTCGCGTGAAAAGCCGTATCTGTATCAGGACACCAATGGACGCTACCGGGTCTTCGTGCCAGATGCTC includes:
- a CDS encoding IclR family transcriptional regulator, coding for MTDTAAPAVEIATLERPLYLLTFFTPRQTGWTLSALARASSLPKASCLRSIRVLEKYGFLRRDGDTYRLGTRFIELGAFVQDSAPARNIALPYLHQLAQRTGLNVSWAVLQGHEGLYAEVIAAPNTTPPPIHSGQRLSLMQGASAAILMAFAPQEIRQHTFSTVRAVVPSAGRPVTDLDFVDGLARKTWLAVWTELPGRGRIECAAPVFQANGKVVAALAVHGDAATDLDASLLRQRLLQLSHSAEAISRDLGYSHEWQGDTDFFLQMLRGVQRLP
- a CDS encoding M23 family metallopeptidase, translated to MPEECQPGPASTRPLCWLWAFRARTALFLLSAALSSMVFALPLDVAQVSYPTSAAARAFLSAVAGPAGYRVTQGFGDHKSLKDPETGETIDLYGYGSAGHTGWDIALGQPGKDGTLGAVIHAPFAGTVSTGEQRTAGGAFTGLGRWVKVAAANGESVTFGHLGQFGAFHSGQRVSAGATLGYEGTSGNSTGYHVHVMIRTAAGAVVDPAGAVAGLLSPGTSAPVAAVQGKATPVAPQPAATAVRSTPSAAAITQAEAAVQRAHAQYENARELDALGAVAKQELKRLKDAAAQAETRLAQLKRGVSAQSVAQKPKTPNAQAVLAQAKAAYQASVALYKLGGVSKVEVQNRAKTLALAQAAYQAQRLSTD